A region from the Streptomyces sp. 3214.6 genome encodes:
- a CDS encoding MarR family winged helix-turn-helix transcriptional regulator: MAVKTAGAGLEERWRDILSVHARTMCEIDRALHPHGLGASDFEVLDVLALEAPREGDQCRVQNLVGRVHLSQSALSRLIGRLEKEGLVERSVCVEDRRGVYVALTRKGRNLHTEVLPLQRAVLDRMLGAAPEQG, translated from the coding sequence ATGGCAGTGAAGACGGCCGGGGCGGGCCTCGAGGAACGATGGCGGGACATCCTGTCGGTGCACGCGCGCACCATGTGCGAGATCGACCGCGCGCTGCATCCGCACGGCCTCGGTGCGAGCGACTTCGAAGTGCTCGACGTCCTCGCCTTGGAGGCGCCCCGCGAGGGCGACCAGTGTCGGGTGCAGAACCTCGTCGGCCGGGTGCATCTCAGCCAGAGCGCACTGTCCCGCCTCATCGGCCGGCTGGAGAAGGAAGGCCTGGTGGAGCGTTCCGTCTGTGTGGAGGACCGGCGCGGCGTGTATGTCGCCCTCACCCGCAAGGGCCGCAACCTGCACACCGAGGTGCTGCCGCTGCAGCGGGCAGTGCTCGACCGGATGCTGGGCGCCGCCCCGGAACAGGGCTAG
- a CDS encoding VOC family protein: MTAGLQTIIYPVKDLDQAKALFSALLEVEPYADTPYYVGFKAAGQDVGLDPNGHAKGMTGPVPYWHVTDLRDRLAALVAAGAELLQDAQDVGNGRLIAFVKDTDGNLVGLLQDPS; the protein is encoded by the coding sequence ATGACTGCCGGCCTGCAGACGATCATCTACCCCGTCAAGGACCTCGACCAGGCGAAGGCCCTGTTCAGCGCGCTGCTGGAGGTCGAGCCGTACGCCGACACGCCCTACTACGTCGGCTTCAAGGCCGCCGGGCAGGACGTCGGCCTCGACCCGAACGGACACGCCAAGGGGATGACCGGACCGGTCCCGTACTGGCACGTCACGGACCTGCGCGACCGGCTCGCCGCGCTGGTGGCGGCGGGCGCGGAGCTGCTGCAGGACGCCCAGGACGTGGGCAACGGCCGGCTCATCGCCTTCGTGAAGGACACGGACGGCAACCTCGTGGGGCTGCTCCAGGACCCGTCGTAG